One Nocardioidaceae bacterium SCSIO 66511 genomic window carries:
- the tilS gene encoding tRNA lysidine(34) synthetase TilS, which yields MGGKPHPDVARARALVRDSVAGLGKGSMVLVALSGGADSLALAAAAAFVAPRIDLTAGAVVIDHGLQDGSATVAARAADNARALGLSPVEVVRVEVGSDSGPEGAARTARYDALAAVAERHGAAAVLLAHTLDDQAETVLLGLGRGSGARSLAGMAPVDGLWRRPFLAFSRTQTRSVCEASGLTWWDDPHNEDRSYTRVRVRKDALPALEAALGPGVREALARTAGLLRADADHLDDLVTEAGWEAHDGDRLEVAVLAALPRAMRTRVIRRHALRMGCPAADLTAAHVVEIERLVTEWHGQKHIDLPGKVTARRTGVWITFER from the coding sequence ATGGGTGGCAAGCCACACCCTGATGTGGCCCGGGCGCGTGCGCTCGTACGCGACAGCGTCGCCGGTCTCGGCAAAGGGTCGATGGTGCTCGTCGCGCTGTCGGGCGGTGCCGATTCTCTTGCTCTTGCCGCGGCAGCGGCGTTCGTCGCGCCGCGTATCGACCTGACCGCCGGCGCGGTCGTGATCGACCACGGGTTGCAGGACGGATCGGCGACGGTCGCCGCACGTGCAGCCGACAACGCGCGGGCACTCGGACTCTCACCGGTCGAGGTCGTACGAGTCGAGGTCGGATCCGACAGTGGGCCGGAAGGCGCCGCGCGTACGGCGAGGTACGACGCGCTCGCAGCCGTCGCCGAGCGCCACGGCGCGGCCGCCGTACTCCTCGCACACACCCTCGACGACCAGGCCGAGACGGTTCTGCTTGGCCTGGGTCGCGGCTCCGGAGCGCGCTCTCTCGCCGGCATGGCGCCGGTCGACGGTCTGTGGCGTCGACCGTTCCTCGCGTTCTCGCGTACGCAGACCCGATCGGTGTGCGAGGCGAGCGGGCTGACCTGGTGGGACGACCCGCACAACGAGGATCGTTCGTACACGCGCGTGCGGGTACGAAAGGACGCCCTGCCCGCTCTGGAGGCCGCGCTCGGTCCCGGGGTGCGAGAGGCGCTCGCGCGGACCGCTGGCCTGCTGCGAGCCGACGCCGACCACCTCGACGACCTCGTGACCGAGGCAGGGTGGGAAGCGCACGACGGCGATCGCCTCGAGGTCGCGGTTCTCGCGGCGCTACCGCGGGCCATGCGTACCCGGGTGATCCGGCGCCACGCGTTGCGGATGGGGTGCCCTGCCGCCGACCTCACGGCCGCGCACGTCGTCGAGATCGAACGGCTGGTCACCGAGTGGCACGGTCAGAAGCACATCGACCTCCCCGGCAAGGTGACCGCCCGGCGTACGGGAGTGTGGATCACGTTCGAGCGCTGA
- a CDS encoding zinc-dependent metalloprotease — MTDKPPSMVDWEFARQTAGRFVRPGPEIPAEEIAAAVAELREGAEASEGPVREYTGLHARTASAPILVVDRPGWVTANTEGFASILSILEAKIAESGKYPKGPTRLVGAKVAGAEVGALLAFMSSKVLGQFDPFWEGSAQETGRLLLVAPNIVTVERELDVDPRDFRLWVCLHEETHRVQFTAVPWLRDHVQGLIASFVESTEVDPNGISRLMSDGAAELGRVLRGEPDSSIVDVLQNPRQREVVDQMTGVMSLLEGHADVVMDGVGPEVIPSVRKIRKRFNQRRKGKGGLDSLLRRLLGLDAKIRQYRDGATFVRAVVDKVGHDGFNAVWAEPANVPSKAEIAEPDTWLARVHG, encoded by the coding sequence ATGACCGACAAACCGCCTTCGATGGTCGACTGGGAGTTCGCGCGCCAGACGGCCGGCCGATTCGTACGGCCGGGTCCAGAGATCCCGGCCGAAGAGATCGCGGCGGCGGTCGCCGAGCTGCGCGAAGGTGCGGAGGCCTCCGAGGGGCCGGTACGCGAGTACACCGGGCTGCACGCGCGTACGGCGTCGGCTCCGATCCTGGTGGTCGACCGTCCGGGCTGGGTCACTGCCAACACCGAAGGCTTTGCGTCCATCCTGTCCATACTCGAGGCCAAGATCGCCGAGTCCGGCAAGTATCCGAAGGGTCCGACGCGCCTGGTTGGCGCCAAGGTCGCCGGTGCCGAGGTCGGGGCCCTTCTCGCGTTCATGTCGAGTAAGGTGCTCGGCCAGTTCGACCCGTTCTGGGAAGGCAGCGCACAGGAGACCGGCCGGTTGCTGCTCGTCGCACCGAACATCGTGACCGTCGAGCGTGAGCTCGACGTCGATCCCCGCGACTTCCGGCTGTGGGTGTGCCTGCACGAGGAGACACATCGCGTCCAGTTCACCGCCGTGCCGTGGTTGCGCGACCACGTCCAGGGCTTGATCGCATCGTTCGTCGAGTCGACGGAGGTCGACCCGAACGGCATCAGCCGGCTGATGTCCGACGGCGCTGCCGAACTCGGCCGCGTACTCCGCGGCGAGCCGGACAGCAGCATCGTCGACGTGTTGCAGAACCCCCGCCAACGCGAGGTGGTCGACCAGATGACCGGCGTCATGTCACTGCTCGAGGGGCATGCGGACGTCGTGATGGACGGCGTCGGACCCGAAGTCATCCCGTCCGTGCGCAAGATCCGCAAACGGTTCAATCAACGACGCAAGGGCAAGGGCGGGCTCGACTCGCTGCTGCGGCGGCTACTCGGCCTCGATGCCAAGATCCGGCAGTACCGCGACGGTGCGACGTTCGTACGTGCCGTCGTCGACAAGGTCGGCCACGATGGATTCAACGCCGTCTGGGCCGAGCCCGCGAATGTGCCGTCGAAGGCAGAGATCGCCGAGCCCGACACCTGGCTCGCGCGCGTACACGGCTGA
- the dacB gene encoding D-alanyl-D-alanine carboxypeptidase/D-alanyl-D-alanine-endopeptidase, whose product MTRYGLRRGIACDVGRIRPLVVLIVLVVLVAGGGITAYALGGFDRWLDDSDTDSALDVEPPEELDFPPARTPQSVLDAARPAPLDRQAVEQAVRAVLKDRKFGKHTGIAVAPLNRGKAVTVGSGTYVPASTLKNFTSLAALKSLGADTRFDTRVVQAGGGKVAKLTLVGGGDPLLATKAPADSDEYPRPATLADLADRTAQQLRQSGVKRVSLQYDDTLFKGPGVNPRWEDSYITTNVNTTVSALWVDEGITNDATGERTTEPARVAGETFAEQLEKRGVTVKGSVGSSRAPDGADEIASVSSPPLEQIVEHLLTVSDNDAAEVVLRQLAIGEGEQASFNGGVAAMKSVLTSLGVPWDGIRVYDGSGLSRSNQVTLRAELSVLKIAATSRDPDVHVLTSGLPVAGFSGSLADRFTSGSSTAGLGVARAKTGTLTGIHAYAGITTDKQGAPLVFVAIANKVKDKNVLEARAGLDDIAAALTACACTR is encoded by the coding sequence ATGACACGCTACGGGCTACGCAGGGGGATCGCATGTGACGTGGGCCGCATCCGCCCGCTGGTCGTGCTGATCGTGCTCGTCGTACTCGTCGCGGGCGGCGGGATCACGGCGTATGCGCTCGGCGGGTTCGACCGCTGGCTCGATGACTCCGACACGGACTCGGCGCTCGATGTCGAGCCGCCCGAGGAGCTCGATTTCCCGCCGGCGCGTACCCCGCAGTCCGTGCTCGACGCCGCGCGGCCGGCGCCGCTCGATCGCCAGGCCGTTGAGCAAGCGGTACGCGCCGTGCTGAAGGACCGAAAGTTCGGCAAGCACACGGGAATCGCGGTCGCACCGCTCAACCGCGGTAAGGCCGTGACCGTTGGTTCGGGCACGTACGTACCGGCGTCGACGTTGAAGAACTTCACCAGCCTCGCCGCGTTGAAGTCACTCGGCGCCGACACGCGATTCGATACCCGGGTCGTCCAGGCCGGCGGGGGCAAAGTCGCCAAGCTGACCCTTGTCGGGGGCGGAGACCCCTTGCTGGCAACGAAGGCGCCCGCGGACTCCGATGAGTACCCGCGCCCGGCGACGCTCGCCGATCTCGCCGACCGTACTGCCCAGCAGCTTCGTCAGAGCGGCGTGAAGCGGGTGTCGCTCCAGTACGACGACACCCTCTTCAAGGGTCCAGGCGTCAACCCTCGTTGGGAAGACAGCTACATCACGACGAACGTGAACACCACGGTGAGCGCGCTCTGGGTCGACGAAGGCATCACCAACGATGCAACGGGCGAGCGTACGACCGAACCCGCGCGCGTCGCCGGTGAGACGTTCGCGGAGCAGTTGGAGAAGCGCGGCGTGACGGTGAAGGGCAGTGTCGGTTCCTCCCGGGCGCCTGACGGTGCCGACGAGATCGCCAGCGTGAGCAGCCCCCCGCTCGAGCAGATCGTCGAGCATCTGCTCACCGTCAGCGACAACGATGCGGCTGAGGTGGTTCTGCGCCAGCTTGCGATCGGAGAGGGCGAGCAGGCGAGCTTCAACGGCGGCGTCGCGGCGATGAAGTCGGTGCTCACCTCGCTCGGCGTTCCATGGGACGGCATCCGGGTCTACGACGGCAGCGGGCTGTCGCGCTCGAATCAGGTGACTTTACGTGCGGAGCTCTCGGTGCTGAAGATCGCGGCCACGTCCCGCGACCCCGATGTGCACGTCCTGACGTCCGGGCTGCCGGTTGCCGGCTTCAGCGGTAGTCTCGCCGACCGGTTCACCTCCGGATCGTCTACCGCGGGTCTTGGCGTTGCCCGGGCCAAGACGGGAACGCTCACTGGCATCCACGCGTACGCCGGCATCACCACCGACAAACAGGGCGCTCCGCTGGTGTTCGTGGCGATCGCCAACAAGGTCAAGGACAAGAACGTCCTGGAGGCCCGTGCCGGGCTCGACGACATTGCGGCCGCGCTCACCGCGTGCGCGTGCACACGCTGA